From the genome of Seriola aureovittata isolate HTS-2021-v1 ecotype China chromosome 6, ASM2101889v1, whole genome shotgun sequence, one region includes:
- the LOC130170394 gene encoding ephrin type-B receptor 3-like isoform X4: protein MTMDYFLLLCSLLLPVVSAVEETLMDTKWATTELAWTAHPETGWEEVSGYDDAMNPIRTYQVCNVRELNQNNWLRSDFIPRKDVLRVYVEMKFTVRDCNSIPNIPGSCKETFNLFYYESDSDSATATSPFWMENPYVKVDTIAPDESFSMLESGRVNTKVRSFGPLSKAGFYLAFQDLGACMSLISVRVFYKKCSTTIANFAVFPETATGAEATSLVIAPGTCVPNAVEVSVPLKLYCNGDGEWMVPVGACTCSAGFEPAMKETQCQACSPGTFKSKQGDGFCLPCPANSRASSGAASVCSCRNGYYRSDTDSPDSPCTTVPSAPRSVISSVNETSLVLEWSEPRDMGGRDDIFYNVICKKCLPERGMCSRCDDNVDISPRHLGLNQRRVAVRNLQAHTQYSFEIQAVNGVSSKSPYTPQFSAVNITTNQAAPSAVPTVHLMAATASTMSLSWLPPDKPNGIILDYEIKYHEKVSGNDQGEAIAHTMTAQRSNARIEGLKAGTPYVVQVRARTVAGYGRYSSPADFSTNLQTDPPKSWQEQLPLIVGSATATLVFIIAVVVIAIVCLRKQRNGSESEYTEKLQQYKSPIVTPGMKVYIDPFTYEDPNEAVREFAKEIDVSCVKIEEVIGAGNPPKLLSYRGKTASHLQAIPLEDFTPSGEFGEVCRGRLKLPGRREIIVAIKTLKVGYTDRQRRDFLSEASIMGQFDHPNIIRLEGVVTKSRPVMIVTEFMENGALDSFLRLNDGQFTVIQLVGMLRGIAAGMKYLSDMNYVHRDLAARNILVNSNLVCKVSDFGLSRFLEDDPTDPTYTSSLGGKIPIRWTAPEAIAYRKFTSASDVWSYGIVMWEVMSYGERPYWDMSNQDVINAVEQDYRLPPPMDCPTALHQLMLDCWVKERNLRPKFTQIVATLDKLIRNAASLKVVTNSTQSTGVSQPLLDRCVPDYTTFTTVGDWLDAIKMSRYRDNFVNAGFASFDLVAQMTAEDLLRIGVTLAGHQKKILGSIQDMRLQMNQTLPVQV, encoded by the exons AGACGCTGATGGACACGAAGTGGGCTACTACAGAATTAGCCTGGACTGCACACCCTGAGACCGGG TGGGAAGAAGTGAGTGGCTACGACGATGCCATGAACCCCATCCGGACGTACCAAGTCTGCAATGTACGTGAGCTCAACCAGAATAATTGGCTACGCAGTGACTTCATCCCACGGAAGGATGTGCTGCGTGTATATGTGGAGATGAAATTCACAGTGCGTGATTGCAACAGCATTCCCAACATCCCGGGTTCCTGCAAAGAGACCTTCAACCTCTTCTACTACGAGTCTGACTCAGACTCAGCCACAGCCACCAGCCCTTTCTGGATGGAGAACCCTTATGTGAAGGTGGACACTATTGCCCCAGATGAGAGCTTCTCCATGCTCGAGTCTGGGCGGGTAAACACAAAAGTCCGAAGTTTCGGGCCATTGTCCAAAGCCGGGTTCTACTTGGCCTTCCAGGACCTTGGTGCTTGCATGTCACTCATCTCAGTGAGGGTGTTTTATAAGAAGTGCTCCACAACAATCGCCAACTTCGCCGTCTTCCCAGAGACAGCAACCGGGGCTGAGGCTACGTCCTTGGTCATCGCGCCAGGAACTTGCGTCCCCAATGCCGTGGAGGTGTCTGTGCCACTGAAGCTTTACTGCAACGGAGATGGGGAGTGGATGGTTCCCGTAGGAGCCTGCACCTGCTCGGCTGGTTTTGAACCAGCAATGAAGGAAACCCAATGTCAAG CTTGCAGCCCTGGCACCTTCAAGTCCAAACAGGGAGATGGCTTCTGCTTGCCCTGTCCTGCCAACAGCCGTGCCAGCTCAGGAGCAGCCAGTGTTTGCTCCTGTCGAAACGGCTACTACCGCTCAGACACTGACTCTCCTGACTCCCCCTGTACCA CTGTTCCCTCTGCACCACGCAGTGTCATCTCCAGCGTGAACGAAACCTCGCTTGTGCTGGAGTGGAGCGAGCCACGTGACATGGGTGGCCGCGACGACATCTTCTACAACGTCATCTGTAAGAAGTGCCTGCCTGAGCGGGGAATGTGCTCGCGGTGTGATGACAACGTAGATATCTCGCCGCGCCACCTGGGCCTGAACCAGCGCCGTGTAGCCGTCCGTAACCTGCAGGCCCACACACAGTACAGCTTCGAGATCCAGGCGGTCAACGGTGTTTCAAGCAAGAGCCCTTATACACCTCAGTTCTCCGCAGTGAATATCACCACAAATCAGGCCG CTCCATCTGCAGTGCCCACAGTTCACCTGATGGCGGCCACAGCGAGCACCATGAGCCTGTCCTGGCTGCCTCCAGACAAACCCAACGGAATCATTCTGGATTATGAGATTAAGTACCATGAGAAGGTAAGCGGCAAT gatCAGGGTGAGGCCATCGCCCACACCATGACTGCCCAGCGGAGCAACGCACGCATTGAAGGTCTCAAGGCTGGTACCCCTTATGTGGTACAGGTCCGTGCCCGAACTGTGGCCGGTTACGGCCGTTACAGCAGCCCAGCCGACTTCAGCACCAACCTGCAAA CTGACCCTCCGAAGTCATGGCAGGAGCAGCTGCCACTCATCGTGGGATCAGCCACCGCCACCTTGGTCTTCATCATCGCGGTTGTGGTCATCGCTATCGTCTGCCTCAG aaagcagagaaatgGTTCAGAGTCGGAGTACACAGAGAAACTGCAGCAGTACA AATCCCCTATAGTAACGCCGGGAATGAAGGTCTACATTGACCCCTTCACCTACGAGGACCCCAACGAAGCAGTGCGCGAGTTTGCCAAGGAGATAGATGTCTCCTGCGTGAAGATCGAGGAGGTCATCGGCGCAGGTAACCCACCAAAGCTCCTGAGCTACAGGGGGAAGACTGCTAGTCACCTCCAGGCCATTCCGTTAGAGGACTTCACACCAAGCG GAGAGTTTGGCGAGGTGTGCCGCGGTCGCCTCAAGCTGCCCGGGCGCCGGGAGATCATCGTAGCCATCAAGACCCTCAAAGTGGGCTACACTGACCGCCAGAGGCGAGACTTCCTGTCCGAGGCCTCCATCATGGGCCAGTTCGACCACCCCAACATTATCCGACTGGAAGGTGTGGTCACCAAGAGTCGGCCAGTGATGATCGTGACCGAGTTCATGGAGAACGGGGCCCTGGACTCTTTCCTAAGG CTCAATGACGGGCAGTTCACAGTGATCCAGCTGGTTGGCATGCTGCGTGGCATCGCAGCAGGCATGAAGTACCTGTCAGACATGAACTACGTGCACAGAGATTTGGCTGCCCGCAACATCCTGGTCAACAGTAATCTAGTGTGTAAGGTGTCCGACTTCGGCCTATCTCGTTTCCTCGAGGACGACCCGACAGACCCCACCTACACCAGCTCGCtg GGAGGGAAAATCCCCATTCGCTGGACAGCTCCTGAGGCGATCGCCTACAGGAAGTTCACCTCAGCCAGTGATGTGTGGAGCTACGGCATCGTCATGTGGGAAGTGATGTCGTACGGCGAGCGGCCGTACTGGGACATGAGCAATCAAGAT GTGATAAATGCCGTGGAGCAGGACTATCGACTTCCCCCACCCATGGACTGCCCCACAGCACTGCACCAGCTCATGTTGGACTGCTGGGTAAAAGAGAGAAACCTGCGGCCCAAATTCACCCAGATTGTGGCCACGCTGGATAAGCTTATCCGCAATGCTGCCAGCCTCAAGGTGGTCACCAACAGCACACAGTCCACTGG GGTATCCCAGCCCTTGCTTGACCGCTGTGTGCCAGACTATACCACTTTCACCACTGTGGGGGACTGGCTGGACGCCATCAAGATGAGCCGCTACCGTGACAACTTCGTCAACGCCGGATTTGCTTCCTTTGACCTGGTGGCCCAGATGACAGCAGA GGACTTGCTGCGGATAGGGGTGACGTTGGCTGGCCATCAGAAGAAGATTCTTGGTAGCATTCAGGACATGAGACTACAGATGAaccaaacacttcctgttcaggTGTGA
- the LOC130170394 gene encoding ephrin type-B receptor 3-like isoform X8 — MTMDYFLLLCSLLLPVVSAVEETLMDTKWATTELAWTAHPETGWEEVSGYDDAMNPIRTYQVCNVRELNQNNWLRSDFIPRKDVLRVYVEMKFTVRDCNSIPNIPGSCKETFNLFYYESDSDSATATSPFWMENPYVKVDTIAPDESFSMLESGRVNTKVRSFGPLSKAGFYLAFQDLGACMSLISVRVFYKKCSTTIANFAVFPETATGAEATSLVIAPGTCVPNAVEVSVPLKLYCNGDGEWMVPVGACTCSAGFEPAMKETQCQACSPGTFKSKQGDGFCLPCPANSRASSGAASVCSCRNGYYRSDTDSPDSPCTTVPSAPRSVISSVNETSLVLEWSEPRDMGGRDDIFYNVICKKCLPERGMCSRCDDNVDISPRHLGLNQRRVAVRNLQAHTQYSFEIQAVNGVSSKSPYTPQFSAVNITTNQAAPSAVPTVHLMAATASTMSLSWLPPDKPNGIILDYEIKYHEKVSGNDQGEAIAHTMTAQRSNARIEGLKAGTPYVVQVRARTVAGYGRYSSPADFSTNLQTDPPKSWQEQLPLIVGSATATLVFIIAVVVIAIVCLRKQRNGSESEYTEKLQQYKSPIVTPGMKVYIDPFTYEDPNEAVREFAKEIDVSCVKIEEVIGAGEFGEVCRGRLKLPGRREIIVAIKTLKVGYTDRQRRDFLSEASIMGQFDHPNIIRLEGVVTKSRPVMIVTEFMENGALDSFLRLNDGQFTVIQLVGMLRGIAAGMKYLSDMNYVHRDLAARNILVNSNLVCKVSDFGLSRFLEDDPTDPTYTSSLGGKIPIRWTAPEAIAYRKFTSASDVWSYGIVMWEVMSYGERPYWDMSNQDVINAVEQDYRLPPPMDCPTALHQLMLDCWVKERNLRPKFTQIVATLDKLIRNAASLKVVTNSTQSTGVSQPLLDRCVPDYTTFTTVGDWLDAIKMSRYRDNFVNAGFASFDLVAQMTAEDLLRIGVTLAGHQKKILGSIQDMRLQMNQTLPVQV, encoded by the exons AGACGCTGATGGACACGAAGTGGGCTACTACAGAATTAGCCTGGACTGCACACCCTGAGACCGGG TGGGAAGAAGTGAGTGGCTACGACGATGCCATGAACCCCATCCGGACGTACCAAGTCTGCAATGTACGTGAGCTCAACCAGAATAATTGGCTACGCAGTGACTTCATCCCACGGAAGGATGTGCTGCGTGTATATGTGGAGATGAAATTCACAGTGCGTGATTGCAACAGCATTCCCAACATCCCGGGTTCCTGCAAAGAGACCTTCAACCTCTTCTACTACGAGTCTGACTCAGACTCAGCCACAGCCACCAGCCCTTTCTGGATGGAGAACCCTTATGTGAAGGTGGACACTATTGCCCCAGATGAGAGCTTCTCCATGCTCGAGTCTGGGCGGGTAAACACAAAAGTCCGAAGTTTCGGGCCATTGTCCAAAGCCGGGTTCTACTTGGCCTTCCAGGACCTTGGTGCTTGCATGTCACTCATCTCAGTGAGGGTGTTTTATAAGAAGTGCTCCACAACAATCGCCAACTTCGCCGTCTTCCCAGAGACAGCAACCGGGGCTGAGGCTACGTCCTTGGTCATCGCGCCAGGAACTTGCGTCCCCAATGCCGTGGAGGTGTCTGTGCCACTGAAGCTTTACTGCAACGGAGATGGGGAGTGGATGGTTCCCGTAGGAGCCTGCACCTGCTCGGCTGGTTTTGAACCAGCAATGAAGGAAACCCAATGTCAAG CTTGCAGCCCTGGCACCTTCAAGTCCAAACAGGGAGATGGCTTCTGCTTGCCCTGTCCTGCCAACAGCCGTGCCAGCTCAGGAGCAGCCAGTGTTTGCTCCTGTCGAAACGGCTACTACCGCTCAGACACTGACTCTCCTGACTCCCCCTGTACCA CTGTTCCCTCTGCACCACGCAGTGTCATCTCCAGCGTGAACGAAACCTCGCTTGTGCTGGAGTGGAGCGAGCCACGTGACATGGGTGGCCGCGACGACATCTTCTACAACGTCATCTGTAAGAAGTGCCTGCCTGAGCGGGGAATGTGCTCGCGGTGTGATGACAACGTAGATATCTCGCCGCGCCACCTGGGCCTGAACCAGCGCCGTGTAGCCGTCCGTAACCTGCAGGCCCACACACAGTACAGCTTCGAGATCCAGGCGGTCAACGGTGTTTCAAGCAAGAGCCCTTATACACCTCAGTTCTCCGCAGTGAATATCACCACAAATCAGGCCG CTCCATCTGCAGTGCCCACAGTTCACCTGATGGCGGCCACAGCGAGCACCATGAGCCTGTCCTGGCTGCCTCCAGACAAACCCAACGGAATCATTCTGGATTATGAGATTAAGTACCATGAGAAGGTAAGCGGCAAT gatCAGGGTGAGGCCATCGCCCACACCATGACTGCCCAGCGGAGCAACGCACGCATTGAAGGTCTCAAGGCTGGTACCCCTTATGTGGTACAGGTCCGTGCCCGAACTGTGGCCGGTTACGGCCGTTACAGCAGCCCAGCCGACTTCAGCACCAACCTGCAAA CTGACCCTCCGAAGTCATGGCAGGAGCAGCTGCCACTCATCGTGGGATCAGCCACCGCCACCTTGGTCTTCATCATCGCGGTTGTGGTCATCGCTATCGTCTGCCTCAG aaagcagagaaatgGTTCAGAGTCGGAGTACACAGAGAAACTGCAGCAGTACA AATCCCCTATAGTAACGCCGGGAATGAAGGTCTACATTGACCCCTTCACCTACGAGGACCCCAACGAAGCAGTGCGCGAGTTTGCCAAGGAGATAGATGTCTCCTGCGTGAAGATCGAGGAGGTCATCGGCGCAG GAGAGTTTGGCGAGGTGTGCCGCGGTCGCCTCAAGCTGCCCGGGCGCCGGGAGATCATCGTAGCCATCAAGACCCTCAAAGTGGGCTACACTGACCGCCAGAGGCGAGACTTCCTGTCCGAGGCCTCCATCATGGGCCAGTTCGACCACCCCAACATTATCCGACTGGAAGGTGTGGTCACCAAGAGTCGGCCAGTGATGATCGTGACCGAGTTCATGGAGAACGGGGCCCTGGACTCTTTCCTAAGG CTCAATGACGGGCAGTTCACAGTGATCCAGCTGGTTGGCATGCTGCGTGGCATCGCAGCAGGCATGAAGTACCTGTCAGACATGAACTACGTGCACAGAGATTTGGCTGCCCGCAACATCCTGGTCAACAGTAATCTAGTGTGTAAGGTGTCCGACTTCGGCCTATCTCGTTTCCTCGAGGACGACCCGACAGACCCCACCTACACCAGCTCGCtg GGAGGGAAAATCCCCATTCGCTGGACAGCTCCTGAGGCGATCGCCTACAGGAAGTTCACCTCAGCCAGTGATGTGTGGAGCTACGGCATCGTCATGTGGGAAGTGATGTCGTACGGCGAGCGGCCGTACTGGGACATGAGCAATCAAGAT GTGATAAATGCCGTGGAGCAGGACTATCGACTTCCCCCACCCATGGACTGCCCCACAGCACTGCACCAGCTCATGTTGGACTGCTGGGTAAAAGAGAGAAACCTGCGGCCCAAATTCACCCAGATTGTGGCCACGCTGGATAAGCTTATCCGCAATGCTGCCAGCCTCAAGGTGGTCACCAACAGCACACAGTCCACTGG GGTATCCCAGCCCTTGCTTGACCGCTGTGTGCCAGACTATACCACTTTCACCACTGTGGGGGACTGGCTGGACGCCATCAAGATGAGCCGCTACCGTGACAACTTCGTCAACGCCGGATTTGCTTCCTTTGACCTGGTGGCCCAGATGACAGCAGA GGACTTGCTGCGGATAGGGGTGACGTTGGCTGGCCATCAGAAGAAGATTCTTGGTAGCATTCAGGACATGAGACTACAGATGAaccaaacacttcctgttcaggTGTGA
- the LOC130170394 gene encoding ephrin type-B receptor 3-like isoform X10 — protein MTMDYFLLLCSLLLPVVSAVEETLMDTKWATTELAWTAHPETGWEEVSGYDDAMNPIRTYQVCNVRELNQNNWLRSDFIPRKDVLRVYVEMKFTVRDCNSIPNIPGSCKETFNLFYYESDSDSATATSPFWMENPYVKVDTIAPDESFSMLESGRVNTKVRSFGPLSKAGFYLAFQDLGACMSLISVRVFYKKCSTTIANFAVFPETATGAEATSLVIAPGTCVPNAVEVSVPLKLYCNGDGEWMVPVGACTCSAGFEPAMKETQCQACSPGTFKSKQGDGFCLPCPANSRASSGAASVCSCRNGYYRSDTDSPDSPCTTVPSAPRSVISSVNETSLVLEWSEPRDMGGRDDIFYNVICKKCLPERGMCSRCDDNVDISPRHLGLNQRRVAVRNLQAHTQYSFEIQAVNGVSSKSPYTPQFSAVNITTNQAAPSAVPTVHLMAATASTMSLSWLPPDKPNGIILDYEIKYHEKVSGNDQGEAIAHTMTAQRSNARIEGLKAGTPYVVQVRARTVAGYGRYSSPADFSTNLQTDPPKSWQEQLPLIVGSATATLVFIIAVVVIAIVCLRKQRNGSESEYTEKLQQYITPGMKVYIDPFTYEDPNEAVREFAKEIDVSCVKIEEVIGAGEFGEVCRGRLKLPGRREIIVAIKTLKVGYTDRQRRDFLSEASIMGQFDHPNIIRLEGVVTKSRPVMIVTEFMENGALDSFLRLNDGQFTVIQLVGMLRGIAAGMKYLSDMNYVHRDLAARNILVNSNLVCKVSDFGLSRFLEDDPTDPTYTSSLGGKIPIRWTAPEAIAYRKFTSASDVWSYGIVMWEVMSYGERPYWDMSNQDVINAVEQDYRLPPPMDCPTALHQLMLDCWVKERNLRPKFTQIVATLDKLIRNAASLKVVTNSTQSTGVSQPLLDRCVPDYTTFTTVGDWLDAIKMSRYRDNFVNAGFASFDLVAQMTAEDLLRIGVTLAGHQKKILGSIQDMRLQMNQTLPVQV, from the exons AGACGCTGATGGACACGAAGTGGGCTACTACAGAATTAGCCTGGACTGCACACCCTGAGACCGGG TGGGAAGAAGTGAGTGGCTACGACGATGCCATGAACCCCATCCGGACGTACCAAGTCTGCAATGTACGTGAGCTCAACCAGAATAATTGGCTACGCAGTGACTTCATCCCACGGAAGGATGTGCTGCGTGTATATGTGGAGATGAAATTCACAGTGCGTGATTGCAACAGCATTCCCAACATCCCGGGTTCCTGCAAAGAGACCTTCAACCTCTTCTACTACGAGTCTGACTCAGACTCAGCCACAGCCACCAGCCCTTTCTGGATGGAGAACCCTTATGTGAAGGTGGACACTATTGCCCCAGATGAGAGCTTCTCCATGCTCGAGTCTGGGCGGGTAAACACAAAAGTCCGAAGTTTCGGGCCATTGTCCAAAGCCGGGTTCTACTTGGCCTTCCAGGACCTTGGTGCTTGCATGTCACTCATCTCAGTGAGGGTGTTTTATAAGAAGTGCTCCACAACAATCGCCAACTTCGCCGTCTTCCCAGAGACAGCAACCGGGGCTGAGGCTACGTCCTTGGTCATCGCGCCAGGAACTTGCGTCCCCAATGCCGTGGAGGTGTCTGTGCCACTGAAGCTTTACTGCAACGGAGATGGGGAGTGGATGGTTCCCGTAGGAGCCTGCACCTGCTCGGCTGGTTTTGAACCAGCAATGAAGGAAACCCAATGTCAAG CTTGCAGCCCTGGCACCTTCAAGTCCAAACAGGGAGATGGCTTCTGCTTGCCCTGTCCTGCCAACAGCCGTGCCAGCTCAGGAGCAGCCAGTGTTTGCTCCTGTCGAAACGGCTACTACCGCTCAGACACTGACTCTCCTGACTCCCCCTGTACCA CTGTTCCCTCTGCACCACGCAGTGTCATCTCCAGCGTGAACGAAACCTCGCTTGTGCTGGAGTGGAGCGAGCCACGTGACATGGGTGGCCGCGACGACATCTTCTACAACGTCATCTGTAAGAAGTGCCTGCCTGAGCGGGGAATGTGCTCGCGGTGTGATGACAACGTAGATATCTCGCCGCGCCACCTGGGCCTGAACCAGCGCCGTGTAGCCGTCCGTAACCTGCAGGCCCACACACAGTACAGCTTCGAGATCCAGGCGGTCAACGGTGTTTCAAGCAAGAGCCCTTATACACCTCAGTTCTCCGCAGTGAATATCACCACAAATCAGGCCG CTCCATCTGCAGTGCCCACAGTTCACCTGATGGCGGCCACAGCGAGCACCATGAGCCTGTCCTGGCTGCCTCCAGACAAACCCAACGGAATCATTCTGGATTATGAGATTAAGTACCATGAGAAGGTAAGCGGCAAT gatCAGGGTGAGGCCATCGCCCACACCATGACTGCCCAGCGGAGCAACGCACGCATTGAAGGTCTCAAGGCTGGTACCCCTTATGTGGTACAGGTCCGTGCCCGAACTGTGGCCGGTTACGGCCGTTACAGCAGCCCAGCCGACTTCAGCACCAACCTGCAAA CTGACCCTCCGAAGTCATGGCAGGAGCAGCTGCCACTCATCGTGGGATCAGCCACCGCCACCTTGGTCTTCATCATCGCGGTTGTGGTCATCGCTATCGTCTGCCTCAG aaagcagagaaatgGTTCAGAGTCGGAGTACACAGAGAAACTGCAGCAGTACA TAACGCCGGGAATGAAGGTCTACATTGACCCCTTCACCTACGAGGACCCCAACGAAGCAGTGCGCGAGTTTGCCAAGGAGATAGATGTCTCCTGCGTGAAGATCGAGGAGGTCATCGGCGCAG GAGAGTTTGGCGAGGTGTGCCGCGGTCGCCTCAAGCTGCCCGGGCGCCGGGAGATCATCGTAGCCATCAAGACCCTCAAAGTGGGCTACACTGACCGCCAGAGGCGAGACTTCCTGTCCGAGGCCTCCATCATGGGCCAGTTCGACCACCCCAACATTATCCGACTGGAAGGTGTGGTCACCAAGAGTCGGCCAGTGATGATCGTGACCGAGTTCATGGAGAACGGGGCCCTGGACTCTTTCCTAAGG CTCAATGACGGGCAGTTCACAGTGATCCAGCTGGTTGGCATGCTGCGTGGCATCGCAGCAGGCATGAAGTACCTGTCAGACATGAACTACGTGCACAGAGATTTGGCTGCCCGCAACATCCTGGTCAACAGTAATCTAGTGTGTAAGGTGTCCGACTTCGGCCTATCTCGTTTCCTCGAGGACGACCCGACAGACCCCACCTACACCAGCTCGCtg GGAGGGAAAATCCCCATTCGCTGGACAGCTCCTGAGGCGATCGCCTACAGGAAGTTCACCTCAGCCAGTGATGTGTGGAGCTACGGCATCGTCATGTGGGAAGTGATGTCGTACGGCGAGCGGCCGTACTGGGACATGAGCAATCAAGAT GTGATAAATGCCGTGGAGCAGGACTATCGACTTCCCCCACCCATGGACTGCCCCACAGCACTGCACCAGCTCATGTTGGACTGCTGGGTAAAAGAGAGAAACCTGCGGCCCAAATTCACCCAGATTGTGGCCACGCTGGATAAGCTTATCCGCAATGCTGCCAGCCTCAAGGTGGTCACCAACAGCACACAGTCCACTGG GGTATCCCAGCCCTTGCTTGACCGCTGTGTGCCAGACTATACCACTTTCACCACTGTGGGGGACTGGCTGGACGCCATCAAGATGAGCCGCTACCGTGACAACTTCGTCAACGCCGGATTTGCTTCCTTTGACCTGGTGGCCCAGATGACAGCAGA GGACTTGCTGCGGATAGGGGTGACGTTGGCTGGCCATCAGAAGAAGATTCTTGGTAGCATTCAGGACATGAGACTACAGATGAaccaaacacttcctgttcaggTGTGA